GCGGGGCCAAGGCGATGCAGGTCGCCCTGAAAAAGGCCGCGATGCAGCCCGCCGAGATCGAGTACATTAACGCGCATGGCACTTCCACTACATTGAACGACAGGTGCGAGACCATGGCCATCAAAACCGTCTTCGGCGACTACGCCTACCATGTCCCCATCAGCTCTACCAAATCCATGATGGGGCACCTCATCGGCGCAGCCGGCGCCATTGAGGCCATAATATGCGTCCTCGCTATTCAGCATGGAGTCATCCCACCCACGATTAACCTGACCCATCCCGATCCGGAGTGCGATCTTGATTACGTACCCAACACAGCCCGTCAGAAAAAGGTAAGGACAGCGCTGTCAAATTCCTTCGGCTTCGGAGGCCATAACTCCGTCCTTATCTTCAGAGAATATAGTGAAGGCAGATAGTTGAATCACCGCCGGTGGAAGATACTTCCGCCCCCTCCCGCCGCATGTCTGGCGGGAATGGGGGTGCCGCCTTTGGTGGCCCAACTCCTCTATAACCGTTCCCTCACAGAGCCCCAGCAGGCCGAAGCCTTCCTCAACATAGAAGATAGTCTTCAGGGCGACCCCTTCCTCCTCCCCGATATGGACAAGGCGGTAGCCAGGATATATCGTGCCCTGCTCTCAGGTGAGATCATTGCCGTCTACGGCGACTATGATGCCGATGGCGTCTGCGGCACCGCTACTCTCATTAAGGGACTTTCCCATCTCGGAGGGAAAGTCATCCCTTATCTCACACACCGTCTCCAGGACGGCTATGGGCTTAACCTGGACTCTCTGGAAGACCTGAGGAAACAGGGCGCTACCCTGGTGATCACCGTTGACTGCGGCATCAGCAATATCTCCGAGGTGGAACATGCCCAGAAGAGAGGCCTGGACATCATTGTCACAGACCACCACTCAATTACTCACGGCCTTCCACCGGCGTTAGCGGTGATCAATCCAAAGCGGACCGATCCCTCTTATCCCTTCTACCAGCTTGCCGGTGTTGGAGTGGCTTTCAAGCTCCTCCAGGCACTGTTCCAGGCACTGGGCAGGAAGGATCACCTCGATGAGCTGCTGGACCTGGTGGCCATCGGAACCGTGGCGGACATGGTGCCCCTCGTGGGGGAAAACCGCTATCTGGTGGAAAAGGGGCTGGATATACTGGGCCGGACCAGTTGCATCGGTCTTCAGGAGATGGCACATATCGCCGGACTGGAGTTGAGCGACCTGAACCCTGAGATCATCTCCTGGGCTATAACGCCCCGCCTCAATGCCCCGGGGAGAGTAGATCATGCCCTCATCAGCTACAGGCTGCTGGTGACCGATTCGCCCGATGAGGCCCGCTACCTGGCTGAGGAACTGGAGAGGAAGAATACCCAGCGCCAGAAGCTGACCGAAGAGTTTCTGTCCCGGGCCAGGGGGCAGCTACCCGCCGACGTTGCTGATTCCCCTCTCATCATGGTGGGAGGCAAGGACTATCCCTCGGGAATCGTGGGGCTCATAGCCGGCAGACTCTCGGATGAATTCTACCGCCCGGCATTCGTCTTCGAAATGGGGGACAATACCATAAGCGGCAGCGCCCGCAGCATCCCCGAGTTTGACGTTGTCAGCGCGCTACAGGAATGTCGCCATCTCCTGCTGCGGTTTGGCGGGCACCCCACGGCAGCAGGATTCGCCCTGCCCGCTGAGAATCTGGAATACTTCCAGCAATGCCTGCTCGATATGGCCACCCGCCAGTTATCCTCCGTAGACCTCCGGCCTTCTCTGACCGTCGAGGCTGATATACCGCTTTCCAGCATCCAGGGCAGAACCTTCAAACTTGTGGAAAGACTTGCCCCTTTTGGCCGCGGCAATCCTGTGCCTGCCTTACTCTCCCGGCGGGTAAGGGTACTGGACAGCTACACAGTAGGTGGTGGGAGCCAACACCTGAAAATGAAGGTCAGGGACGGAGAGATTACCTGGAAAGCCCTCGGCTTCGACCTGGGCCACCTCGCCGCCGAGGTGACCTCTGAAATTGATGTGGTCTACAACCTGGTGGTCGACCGCTGGAACGGAGAGGAGATGCTGGCGCTGAATATCCTGGATTTTGCCCCTGCCTGATAACGCCCGACTAAGTTCGGGTACTGGTTGATCGGTCACATCACTCTAACTGGATTCCTGCCTACGCAGGAATGACATATGGAAGGACCCACGGATTTTGGCCCCCCCGGGGGGATTGACAGGGGGGTATATAATATTCAGCGAACTGGAGAAAGAGGGTGTCGAGTATGCGGAATACACTCAGAAGACGGTTATGGCACGTATCGGGCGGATTATCTATCGCAGTGGCTGCCTGGTTTTTGCCAGAGACAGCCATGCTCATGTCTCTAGGGCTGGTGACCTTCCTTTTCCTGGGATTTGAGTTCACCAGGCTCAGGGTTCCGCTCATAAACAGGTGGTTTGTCTCGCG
This genomic interval from Chloroflexota bacterium contains the following:
- the recJ gene encoding single-stranded-DNA-specific exonuclease RecJ, which produces MPPLVAQLLYNRSLTEPQQAEAFLNIEDSLQGDPFLLPDMDKAVARIYRALLSGEIIAVYGDYDADGVCGTATLIKGLSHLGGKVIPYLTHRLQDGYGLNLDSLEDLRKQGATLVITVDCGISNISEVEHAQKRGLDIIVTDHHSITHGLPPALAVINPKRTDPSYPFYQLAGVGVAFKLLQALFQALGRKDHLDELLDLVAIGTVADMVPLVGENRYLVEKGLDILGRTSCIGLQEMAHIAGLELSDLNPEIISWAITPRLNAPGRVDHALISYRLLVTDSPDEARYLAEELERKNTQRQKLTEEFLSRARGQLPADVADSPLIMVGGKDYPSGIVGLIAGRLSDEFYRPAFVFEMGDNTISGSARSIPEFDVVSALQECRHLLLRFGGHPTAAGFALPAENLEYFQQCLLDMATRQLSSVDLRPSLTVEADIPLSSIQGRTFKLVERLAPFGRGNPVPALLSRRVRVLDSYTVGGGSQHLKMKVRDGEITWKALGFDLGHLAAEVTSEIDVVYNLVVDRWNGEEMLALNILDFAPA